Proteins encoded together in one Chitinophaga lutea window:
- a CDS encoding patatin-like phospholipase family protein, with amino-acid sequence MPSNQTLAPEFFTEAPEVTAVLHALKNRFGENYRDLVVSDTLDKDGHQYVHLVQEGGGVLGVALVGYTYILEKAGIRFMRLAGTSAGAINTTLLSVVKEDKAGNRTKSERILQYLCEKPFFDFVDGHPFAQRLIKWVIKTENFAGRIKNGVRRLAITLVVLILTDIVSTGLRHHYPLFNGIALVSYILTGMVLLGLGLAAGYGTYLLQRLKNRGFGVNPGNNFTEWIKMIMRENGVETIGDLERVSGQVPEGLHIRNVQTDRSLGDDPTKGLRPDITLITSDIITQNKIEFPKMWNLFREHQHELHPAEFVRASMSIPIFFESHIIRNIPRHLPIIQTHWRNHLLMEPADIPTAVRFVDGGVLSNFPINILYNPEVTIPRLPTFGIELDDAKPADHTVNHADQLGLGAYLGKLFNTVRYYYDKDFLLKNSLFRKGIGVIHVHEYNWLDFNIPPEKQRELFVLGAQAAGRFLLDDFNWEEYKTARIVVHQAVNSSAKDFRGVSDILTKQKK; translated from the coding sequence ATGCCTTCGAATCAGACCCTGGCGCCGGAATTCTTTACGGAAGCGCCTGAAGTGACCGCCGTATTACACGCATTGAAAAACCGGTTCGGCGAAAATTACCGGGACCTTGTTGTATCAGACACCCTCGATAAAGACGGGCATCAATACGTGCACCTCGTGCAGGAAGGCGGCGGCGTGCTGGGCGTCGCCCTCGTCGGGTATACCTACATCCTCGAAAAGGCCGGCATCCGTTTCATGCGCCTCGCCGGCACCAGCGCGGGCGCCATCAATACCACGCTGCTGTCTGTGGTGAAGGAAGACAAAGCCGGGAACCGCACCAAATCCGAACGCATCCTCCAATACCTGTGCGAGAAACCCTTTTTTGATTTCGTGGACGGCCATCCTTTCGCGCAGCGGCTCATCAAATGGGTGATCAAAACGGAAAACTTCGCCGGCCGCATTAAAAACGGCGTGCGCAGGCTGGCCATCACCCTGGTGGTGCTCATACTGACAGACATCGTCAGCACCGGCCTGCGCCATCACTACCCGTTGTTCAACGGCATCGCGCTGGTATCGTACATTCTCACGGGCATGGTGCTGCTGGGGCTCGGGCTGGCGGCGGGTTATGGCACCTACCTGCTGCAGCGCCTCAAGAACCGCGGCTTCGGCGTGAACCCGGGTAATAACTTCACCGAATGGATCAAGATGATCATGCGGGAGAACGGCGTCGAAACGATCGGTGACCTCGAACGCGTATCCGGACAGGTGCCGGAAGGCCTGCATATCCGTAACGTGCAAACCGACCGCAGCCTGGGCGACGACCCTACCAAAGGCCTCAGGCCGGATATCACCCTCATCACGTCGGACATCATCACGCAGAACAAGATCGAGTTCCCGAAAATGTGGAACCTCTTCCGCGAGCACCAGCACGAACTGCACCCCGCAGAGTTCGTCCGGGCGTCGATGAGCATCCCGATCTTTTTTGAATCGCACATCATCCGCAACATTCCGCGGCACCTGCCCATTATCCAGACGCACTGGCGCAACCATCTGCTGATGGAGCCGGCCGATATCCCTACCGCCGTACGGTTCGTGGACGGCGGCGTGTTGTCGAACTTCCCGATCAACATCCTCTACAACCCTGAAGTGACCATTCCCCGCCTGCCTACTTTCGGCATCGAGCTGGACGACGCCAAACCGGCCGACCATACCGTCAATCACGCCGATCAGCTTGGCCTGGGCGCTTACCTCGGCAAACTCTTCAATACCGTGCGGTATTATTACGACAAGGATTTCCTGCTGAAGAACAGTCTGTTCCGCAAAGGCATCGGCGTGATCCATGTGCACGAATACAACTGGCTGGACTTTAACATCCCGCCGGAGAAGCAGCGCGAACTGTTTGTGCTGGGCGCGCAGGCGGCCGGCCGGTTCCTGCTGGACGATTTCAACTGGGAAGAATACAAAACCGCCCGCATCGTGGTGCACCAGGCCGTGAATTCCTCCGCGAAGGATTTCCGCGGCGTATCCGACATCCTCACGAAGCAAAAAAAATAG
- a CDS encoding HAD family hydrolase: MKNVIAFFDFDGTITRKDTLFEIIRFQKGATALYAGMAVLSPLLVLFKLKAISNQRMKEIVLTFFFRNTPHDEFQRQCTAFCRERLPALLRPKALNALAWHKAEGHIVYIVTASAENWVAPWSNSLGIPCLGSRLAVNDGRITGLLHGRNCNGDEKVCRIKEAVHLTTFHTIYAYGDSSGDKEMLALAQHKAYRAFE, translated from the coding sequence TTGAAAAACGTCATCGCTTTTTTCGACTTCGATGGTACCATCACCCGGAAAGACACCCTTTTCGAAATCATCCGGTTCCAGAAAGGCGCCACTGCGCTGTATGCCGGCATGGCCGTGCTGTCGCCCCTGCTGGTGCTGTTCAAGCTCAAGGCGATTTCGAACCAGCGCATGAAAGAGATCGTGCTGACGTTCTTTTTCCGCAACACGCCGCACGACGAATTCCAGCGCCAATGCACCGCCTTCTGCCGTGAGCGCCTCCCCGCCCTGCTGCGGCCCAAAGCACTGAACGCACTGGCCTGGCACAAAGCCGAAGGCCACATTGTATACATCGTGACCGCCTCCGCCGAAAACTGGGTGGCCCCCTGGAGCAATTCCCTCGGCATCCCCTGCCTGGGCTCCCGGCTGGCGGTGAACGACGGGCGCATCACCGGCCTGCTCCACGGCCGCAACTGCAACGGCGACGAAAAAGTATGCCGCATCAAAGAAGCCGTGCATCTCACCACGTTCCACACCATCTACGCCTACGGCGACAGCAGCGGCGACAAGGAAATGCTCGCGCTGGCGCAGCACAAGGCTTACAGGGCCTTCGAATAA
- a CDS encoding SDR family oxidoreductase, protein MTSTVLILGAGSDMAVAIARKYAQGRYAIQLAARRPEELQALQHDLQIRYDVPVSTHAFDALDFDSHAAFYQSLPIKPMIVVCVFGYLGNQEEGQRNWDEAARILHTNYTGAVSILNIVAEEMAAHNSGTIIGISSVAGERGRMSNYLYGSAKAGFTAYLSGLRNRLFHAGVHVMSVQPGFVYTRMTENLTLPPLLTAKPEQVADDIFNAADAKKNVIYTRWFWRYIMLIIKSIPEFIFKKLKL, encoded by the coding sequence ATGACATCTACCGTTTTGATTCTTGGTGCCGGGTCGGATATGGCCGTGGCCATTGCCCGGAAATACGCACAGGGCAGATATGCCATCCAGCTGGCGGCCCGCCGGCCGGAAGAATTGCAGGCCCTGCAGCACGACCTTCAGATCCGGTACGACGTGCCGGTCAGCACCCATGCCTTCGACGCACTGGACTTCGACAGCCATGCCGCCTTTTACCAGTCGCTCCCCATCAAACCCATGATTGTCGTTTGTGTGTTCGGCTACCTGGGCAACCAGGAAGAAGGGCAGCGCAATTGGGACGAAGCCGCGCGCATCCTCCACACGAACTATACCGGCGCCGTTTCCATCCTGAACATTGTGGCGGAAGAAATGGCCGCCCACAATAGCGGTACCATCATCGGCATCAGTTCCGTGGCCGGTGAGCGCGGCCGTATGAGCAACTACCTGTACGGCAGCGCCAAAGCCGGTTTCACCGCTTACCTGAGCGGGCTCCGCAACCGCCTGTTTCATGCAGGTGTGCATGTGATGAGCGTGCAGCCGGGTTTTGTGTATACGCGCATGACGGAAAACCTTACCCTTCCTCCCCTGCTCACCGCCAAACCGGAGCAGGTGGCCGATGACATATTTAACGCCGCGGACGCCAAAAAGAACGTGATCTATACCCGCTGGTTCTGGCGGTATATCATGCTCATCATCAAAAGCATCCCCGAGTTCATCTTTAAAAAGCTGAAGCTTTGA
- a CDS encoding decaprenyl-phosphate phosphoribosyltransferase, with the protein MQYLKLLRPKHWAKNLFLFIPLFFAGQIFNVDKLLVLAGAFICCCLVASSIYIINDYRDIEADRAHPEKSKRPLASGAVSKNAALALFVALVAAGFTGAWFIDAKFAFILGLYFILNLAYSFGLKNISILDVFILSAGFVLRVKAGGAASEIGVSEWLMLMVFLLALFMALAKRRDDIVLKLASGRDMRKASEGYNMDFLNISLAVVSAVIIVAYIMYTMAPATMDRFKTYRLYYTSIFVIAGLMRYLQIAYVENDTGSPTKILYKDRFIQLTILLWILSFYLIIYLPTNKVFFE; encoded by the coding sequence TTGCAATATCTGAAACTCTTACGGCCAAAACACTGGGCCAAGAATTTATTCCTGTTCATTCCGCTGTTTTTTGCCGGCCAGATTTTTAATGTTGACAAACTGCTCGTTCTCGCAGGCGCTTTCATCTGCTGCTGCCTCGTGGCCAGCAGTATCTATATCATCAACGACTACCGCGATATCGAAGCGGACAGGGCCCACCCGGAGAAATCCAAACGCCCCCTGGCCTCCGGCGCCGTATCGAAAAACGCCGCCCTTGCCTTGTTTGTAGCGCTCGTGGCCGCCGGCTTCACCGGAGCATGGTTCATCGACGCCAAGTTCGCGTTCATCCTCGGTCTCTACTTTATTTTAAACCTCGCCTACTCCTTCGGCCTGAAGAATATTTCAATACTGGACGTATTCATTTTATCCGCGGGATTCGTGCTGCGCGTAAAAGCCGGCGGCGCCGCCTCCGAGATCGGCGTGTCGGAATGGCTGATGCTCATGGTATTCCTGCTCGCCCTGTTTATGGCGCTGGCCAAACGGCGCGACGACATCGTGCTGAAGCTGGCTTCCGGCCGCGACATGCGCAAGGCTTCGGAAGGGTATAACATGGATTTTCTCAACATCTCGCTGGCCGTCGTATCCGCGGTGATCATCGTGGCGTATATCATGTATACCATGGCTCCCGCCACCATGGACCGCTTTAAAACCTACCGCCTTTATTACACCAGTATTTTCGTAATTGCCGGATTAATGCGATACTTGCAGATCGCTTACGTAGAGAACGATACCGGTTCCCCTACGAAGATCCTGTACAAAGACCGCTTCATCCAATTGACCATTCTCCTGTGGATACTGAGTTTTTACCTGATTATTTATTTACCGACGAACAAAGTATTTTTTGAATAG
- a CDS encoding EamA family transporter, which yields MHRSTNKSTLILALGLVYILWGSTFLGMKIGAEVLPPFLLTTLRFILAGSLMLAIGFWKDREMPTPRQWLNAAIVGVLLIGIGNSTVALAVTVMPSGMVALFIAALPAWFITLDWAFFSKKKPKALTAWGLFLGFAGLFYIFDPFHLFTAGSAATRNIPLWPIPLLTLGSIAWSLGSLLSPRMDMPKQMTASGIQMLAGMVVCLIMSLSLELKDWDKFYEMTTRTWGAIVYLVLFGSLVGFTAYSWLVNNAPPQLTATYAYVNPVVAIFLGWLILDEKLSIQSFIGSAIVIAGVVLMTLKKK from the coding sequence ATGCATCGCAGCACTAACAAATCGACGCTCATCCTGGCCCTGGGCCTGGTGTACATATTATGGGGCTCCACGTTCCTGGGCATGAAAATCGGCGCCGAAGTGCTCCCGCCGTTCCTGCTCACCACGCTCCGGTTCATCCTGGCCGGCAGTCTGATGCTGGCCATCGGGTTCTGGAAAGACCGGGAGATGCCCACGCCCCGGCAATGGCTGAACGCCGCCATTGTGGGCGTGCTGCTTATCGGCATCGGCAACTCCACCGTGGCGCTGGCCGTTACGGTGATGCCGTCGGGCATGGTGGCCCTGTTCATTGCCGCGCTGCCGGCCTGGTTCATTACGCTCGACTGGGCGTTTTTCAGTAAAAAGAAACCCAAGGCGCTCACCGCCTGGGGCCTGTTCCTCGGTTTCGCCGGGCTGTTTTATATTTTCGACCCTTTCCACCTCTTCACGGCCGGCTCCGCCGCCACGCGGAACATTCCCCTCTGGCCCATTCCGTTGCTGACGCTCGGCTCCATCGCCTGGTCCCTCGGCTCGCTGCTGTCGCCGCGCATGGACATGCCCAAACAGATGACCGCCTCCGGCATCCAGATGCTGGCCGGCATGGTGGTGTGCCTGATCATGAGCCTGAGCCTCGAGTTGAAAGACTGGGACAAGTTTTACGAGATGACCACCCGTACCTGGGGCGCCATCGTATACCTGGTGCTGTTCGGCTCACTGGTGGGCTTCACGGCGTACAGCTGGCTGGTGAACAATGCCCCGCCTCAGCTGACGGCCACCTATGCCTATGTGAACCCCGTCGTGGCCATTTTCCTCGGCTGGCTCATCCTCGACGAAAAACTCAGCATACAGTCGTTTATCGGCTCCGCGATCGTGATTGCGGGAGTGGTGCTGATGACGTTGAAAAAGAAGTAA
- a CDS encoding MgtC/SapB family protein: protein MFDEIMLSRLLAAMAAGCLLGFEREMRRKAAGIRTIAIICVSSTLFTIVGSHMPGTTGDRVASNILTGVGFIGAGVIFRGGFTVDGITTAATIWISAAIGMAIGIGAYGLAWGTVIITLLILWGLSFVEDIINRRRDRKYYAIRYQEANLTTETLERLFRDYQLTIKNISTTRCEAGMLEGKYELTGTMEKMDEMNNRLLQDTAIVKFEVELTK from the coding sequence ATGTTCGATGAAATAATGCTCTCCCGCCTGCTGGCGGCCATGGCGGCGGGTTGCCTGCTCGGGTTCGAAAGGGAAATGCGGCGCAAGGCGGCGGGTATCCGCACCATCGCCATCATCTGCGTCAGCTCCACGCTTTTCACCATCGTGGGGAGCCATATGCCCGGCACCACGGGCGACCGTGTAGCCTCCAATATCCTCACCGGCGTGGGTTTCATCGGCGCCGGGGTGATTTTCCGGGGCGGATTTACGGTAGACGGTATCACCACCGCCGCCACCATCTGGATCTCCGCCGCCATCGGCATGGCCATCGGCATCGGCGCCTACGGGCTGGCCTGGGGCACCGTGATCATTACCCTGCTGATTTTATGGGGCCTGTCGTTCGTCGAAGACATCATCAACCGCCGCCGCGACCGGAAATACTACGCCATCCGCTACCAGGAAGCCAACCTGACCACGGAAACACTGGAACGGCTGTTCCGGGATTACCAGCTGACCATCAAAAACATCTCCACCACGCGCTGCGAAGCGGGCATGCTCGAAGGGAAATACGAGCTGACGGGCACCATGGAAAAAATGGACGAGATGAACAACCGCCTGCTGCAGGACACTGCCATCGTAAAATTCGAGGTGGAACTGACGAAGTGA
- a CDS encoding phosphoribosylaminoimidazolesuccinocarboxamide synthase codes for MLESTFKFPNQTAFYKGKVRDVYTIEDKWMVMFVSDRISAFDVVLPRPIPYKGQVLNQIAAIMLDATKDIVPNWVKSVPLPSATVGLKCETFPVEMVVRGNLTGHAWRTYKSGKRELCGVTMPEGLKENDFFASPIITPTTKAHEGHDEDISREEIIAQGLVSKEDYEKLEKYTLALFERGRELAAKRGLILVDTKYEFGKIGDTIYLIDEIHTPDSSRYFYAEGYEAKQKAGEPQKQLSKEFVREWLMENGFQGKEGQQVPEMTDAFIESVSNRYIELFENITGQQFKKEDVTPAEAEQKIIETLKSL; via the coding sequence ATGTTAGAGTCTACATTTAAGTTTCCCAACCAGACCGCTTTTTATAAAGGCAAAGTACGGGATGTGTACACCATTGAAGACAAATGGATGGTGATGTTCGTCAGCGACCGCATTTCTGCATTCGACGTGGTATTACCCCGTCCGATCCCTTATAAGGGCCAGGTATTGAACCAGATTGCGGCCATTATGCTGGATGCCACCAAAGACATTGTGCCCAACTGGGTAAAATCCGTTCCCCTGCCCAGCGCCACGGTAGGCCTGAAGTGCGAAACCTTTCCCGTGGAAATGGTGGTGCGCGGCAACCTGACCGGCCACGCCTGGCGTACGTACAAGAGCGGCAAACGCGAGCTGTGCGGCGTAACGATGCCCGAAGGGCTGAAAGAGAACGATTTTTTCGCGTCTCCCATCATTACCCCCACCACCAAAGCTCATGAAGGGCACGACGAGGATATTTCCCGTGAGGAGATCATCGCCCAGGGCCTGGTGAGCAAAGAAGATTACGAAAAACTCGAAAAATACACCCTGGCGCTGTTCGAGCGCGGCCGTGAACTGGCAGCCAAACGCGGCCTGATCCTGGTAGACACCAAGTACGAGTTCGGTAAAATCGGCGATACCATTTACCTGATCGACGAAATCCACACCCCGGACTCCAGCCGTTATTTTTACGCCGAAGGGTACGAAGCCAAACAGAAAGCCGGCGAGCCGCAAAAGCAGCTGAGCAAGGAGTTCGTACGCGAATGGCTGATGGAAAACGGCTTCCAGGGCAAAGAAGGCCAGCAGGTGCCGGAAATGACCGACGCGTTCATCGAAAGCGTGAGCAACCGCTACATCGAGCTGTTCGAGAACATCACCGGCCAGCAATTCAAGAAAGAAGACGTGACGCCGGCCGAAGCGGAACAAAAGATCATCGAAACGTTGAAAAGCCTGTAA
- a CDS encoding ABC transporter ATP-binding protein, with the protein MKHLAALNKYFVKYKWRFLLGMLFTAISIVFSVFQPILVRQIFDLLEQNLKNYRMLSDTDLKTVFRSGFTKTLAFYGLSILGLALLSGFFMFLQRQTLIVMSRYIEYDLKNEIFQQYQRLDLTFFKMNRTGDMMSRITEDVSRVRMYVGPALMYATRTVIMMVMIIWLMWEVNPRLTLYTLSPLPLLALTIYFVNAVIHKKSERIQSQLSNITSVAQENYSGIRVIKSYVQEAPSAVHFERASEDYKKSSISLAKTDALYQPAMALMIGLSVILTIFIGGMQVIGGNITIGNLAEFVLYVNMLTFPFFSIGWVASMIQRAAASQQRINEFLDEKPRISDAPDAKAITLKGEVHFSNVSFIYEHTGIQALRNFELTIKPGQKVAIIGRTGSGKTTLAQLLIRMYDPQQGRILIDGTDIRDMKLSSLRNQISYVPQDVFLFSDTISNNIRFGEPAADEAAVHQAARQASVEKDILQFPEGFSTMVGERGVTLSGGQKQRVSIARALIRNPNIMVFDDCLSAVDARTEKEIIGNLYAYLEHKTAIIITHRIFSLFAFDKIIVLDEGGMAESGTHEELLSQNGYYAELYARQQTGEEESVNGSFS; encoded by the coding sequence ATGAAACACCTGGCAGCTTTAAACAAGTATTTCGTAAAATATAAATGGCGCTTTTTACTCGGCATGCTGTTCACCGCGATATCCATCGTGTTCAGCGTTTTCCAGCCGATACTCGTGCGCCAGATATTCGACCTGCTGGAGCAAAACCTGAAAAACTACCGGATGCTGAGCGATACGGATCTGAAAACGGTTTTCAGGAGCGGTTTCACCAAAACGCTGGCTTTCTACGGCCTTTCCATCCTCGGCCTGGCGCTGCTCAGCGGGTTCTTCATGTTCCTGCAGCGGCAAACCCTGATCGTGATGAGCCGCTACATCGAATACGACCTGAAAAACGAGATCTTCCAGCAATACCAGCGCCTCGACCTTACGTTCTTCAAAATGAACCGTACCGGCGACATGATGAGCCGCATCACGGAAGACGTGTCGCGCGTGCGCATGTACGTAGGCCCGGCGCTCATGTACGCCACCCGCACCGTCATCATGATGGTGATGATCATCTGGCTGATGTGGGAAGTGAATCCCAGGTTAACGCTGTATACCTTGTCGCCACTGCCTTTGCTGGCCCTCACCATTTATTTCGTGAACGCCGTTATCCATAAAAAGAGCGAGCGCATCCAGTCGCAACTCTCCAACATCACATCGGTGGCGCAGGAAAACTATTCCGGCATCCGGGTGATCAAATCATATGTGCAGGAAGCGCCGAGCGCGGTGCATTTCGAGCGGGCCAGCGAAGACTACAAGAAGAGCTCCATCAGCCTGGCCAAAACCGACGCGCTGTACCAGCCCGCTATGGCGCTGATGATCGGCCTGAGCGTGATCCTGACCATTTTCATCGGGGGCATGCAGGTGATCGGCGGAAATATCACCATCGGCAACCTCGCGGAGTTCGTGCTGTATGTGAACATGCTCACGTTCCCGTTTTTCTCCATCGGCTGGGTGGCGTCGATGATACAACGTGCCGCGGCCTCACAGCAGCGCATCAACGAGTTCCTCGACGAAAAGCCCCGCATCAGCGACGCGCCGGACGCAAAGGCCATCACCCTGAAAGGGGAGGTCCACTTCTCCAACGTTTCCTTCATTTACGAACATACCGGCATACAGGCGCTGCGCAATTTCGAGCTCACCATCAAACCCGGCCAGAAAGTGGCGATCATCGGGCGCACCGGTTCCGGCAAAACCACCCTGGCGCAACTGCTGATCAGGATGTACGACCCGCAGCAGGGGCGGATCCTGATCGACGGTACCGATATCCGCGATATGAAATTATCGAGCCTCCGCAACCAGATCAGTTATGTGCCGCAGGACGTGTTCCTCTTTTCAGATACCATCAGCAACAACATCCGTTTCGGCGAGCCGGCGGCCGACGAAGCGGCCGTACACCAGGCAGCCCGGCAGGCCTCCGTGGAAAAGGACATCCTGCAGTTCCCGGAAGGATTCAGCACCATGGTGGGAGAGCGCGGCGTTACCCTCAGCGGGGGGCAGAAACAGCGTGTATCCATCGCCCGCGCGCTTATCCGCAATCCGAACATCATGGTGTTCGACGATTGTTTATCGGCCGTAGACGCCCGCACGGAGAAAGAAATCATCGGCAACCTGTACGCCTACCTGGAACATAAAACAGCCATTATCATCACCCACAGGATCTTCTCGCTCTTCGCATTCGACAAGATCATCGTGCTCGACGAAGGGGGTATGGCGGAAAGCGGTACACATGAAGAATTATTATCACAAAACGGCTACTATGCAGAGCTGTACGCGCGTCAGCAAACAGGGGAAGAAGAAAGCGTAAACGGGTCGTTTTCATGA
- a CDS encoding DUF3276 family protein translates to MAYENNNQQERNNDSIFSKRLKAGKRRTYFFDVKTTRGNDYFLTITESKKRFNDNGYDRHKVFLYKEDFNKFLNALTETINYVKTELMPDFDFDAYNHDYSESREDEQDGESIGVEASAPRVQVAAEAEAEAPAPSGEDVDKW, encoded by the coding sequence GTGGCGTACGAAAACAACAATCAACAGGAAAGAAACAACGACAGCATCTTTTCCAAGCGATTGAAAGCGGGCAAAAGAAGAACTTATTTCTTTGATGTAAAAACTACCCGGGGGAACGATTACTTTTTGACTATCACCGAAAGTAAAAAACGTTTCAACGATAACGGTTACGACAGGCACAAAGTATTCCTGTACAAAGAAGACTTTAACAAGTTTCTGAATGCTTTGACCGAAACCATCAATTATGTTAAAACGGAATTGATGCCCGATTTCGATTTTGATGCTTACAACCACGACTACTCCGAGAGCCGTGAAGATGAGCAGGATGGCGAAAGCATCGGCGTTGAAGCATCTGCTCCCCGCGTGCAGGTGGCTGCTGAAGCCGAAGCCGAGGCACCCGCTCCCTCCGGTGAGGATGTAGACAAATGGTAG
- a CDS encoding TlpA disulfide reductase family protein, translating to MFSRSILTLTAMLLAVAVHAQHTFTVTGRVKDIPDGEVVGLYLNDGTLLIPRTQDTIRNGTFRLTDSIGPETGLYALRGLGENFPSLWLDVWAKPGAKINVDANGYLIRTWEVNSALPEQQEAGRFIKPNAHNWDRWQQLLIAQRQLNKKRAMAKGDEKQALNAARDSLNAAADKAFTRISETELAIMRQLPVTDLWFEKLKRYAMDTKYNEANTTRGATVALYNSLPEKQRKSREGREIAAYLFPPKVVKNGEPMADTAMVDLAGKQHKLADYKGKYLLLDFWSVGCGPCLEAMPELKTIADSLRSTLTVISLNIDIKRSVWKKYSEKEKITWVNLNDDWGLAGLAARYGVNGIPHYVMISPNGTVIDHWIGYREGRLKEKVKQHLH from the coding sequence ATGTTCTCCAGATCCATCCTTACGCTGACCGCAATGCTGCTGGCCGTAGCCGTTCATGCACAACACACGTTTACCGTTACCGGGCGCGTGAAAGATATCCCTGACGGCGAAGTGGTAGGGTTATACCTGAACGATGGCACCCTGCTCATCCCCCGGACACAGGACACCATCCGCAACGGTACGTTCCGGCTGACCGACAGCATCGGGCCGGAAACGGGGCTGTACGCGCTCCGCGGGCTGGGAGAAAATTTCCCCTCGCTCTGGCTCGACGTCTGGGCCAAACCCGGCGCAAAAATCAACGTTGATGCCAACGGGTATCTTATCCGCACCTGGGAAGTGAACAGCGCCTTGCCGGAACAGCAGGAAGCCGGCCGTTTCATCAAACCGAACGCACACAACTGGGACCGGTGGCAACAATTGCTGATCGCGCAGCGGCAGCTGAATAAAAAACGCGCCATGGCGAAAGGCGATGAAAAGCAGGCGCTGAATGCTGCGAGGGATTCGCTGAATGCTGCAGCGGATAAGGCTTTTACCCGCATCTCGGAAACAGAGCTGGCCATCATGCGGCAATTGCCGGTAACGGATTTGTGGTTCGAAAAACTGAAGCGGTACGCGATGGATACCAAATACAACGAAGCCAACACAACCCGTGGGGCCACCGTGGCCTTGTACAACAGCCTGCCTGAAAAACAGCGCAAAAGCCGCGAAGGCAGGGAAATTGCGGCATACCTCTTTCCACCGAAGGTCGTGAAAAACGGGGAGCCGATGGCCGATACGGCCATGGTGGACCTCGCCGGGAAACAACATAAACTTGCGGACTACAAAGGCAAATACCTGCTGCTCGATTTCTGGAGCGTGGGCTGTGGCCCCTGCCTCGAAGCCATGCCCGAACTGAAGACGATCGCCGACAGCCTGCGGTCAACACTCACGGTGATCAGCCTTAATATCGATATCAAAAGAAGCGTTTGGAAAAAGTATTCCGAAAAGGAAAAGATCACCTGGGTGAACCTGAACGACGACTGGGGATTGGCCGGACTCGCAGCAAGGTATGGTGTGAACGGCATTCCGCATTATGTGATGATCTCACCAAACGGAACGGTAATCGATCACTGGATAGGTTACAGGGAAGGGCGCCTGAAGGAAAAGGTGAAGCAACACCTGCACTGA